One Chordicoccus furentiruminis DNA window includes the following coding sequences:
- a CDS encoding phospho-sugar mutase: protein MYQDEYRRWLQADLADCDLHNELRQIEGDEEAIRDRFAVSLQFGTAGLRGTLGAGTNRMNIWVVRQATQGVADWVRTQGGTQTVAISYDSRLKGWTFARDAAGVLAANGIHVRIYDELMPVPALSFATRYYHCNAGIMVTASHNPAKYNGYKAYGPDGCQMTDDAASVVYNAIQKTDVLTGAKYMTFAEGVEKGLIRFVGDDCKEALYAAIESRQVRPGLAKTAGLKLVYSPLNGTGLAPVTHVLRDIGITDVTIVPEQEYPNGYFTTCPYPNPEIFQALEKGLELAAKTGADLMLATDPDADRVGIAMRCPDGTYELVTGNEMGVLLMDYICAGRIEKGTMPAHPVAVKSIVSTPLADKVAAHYGVELRHTLTGFKWIGDQIARLEADGEEDRFIFGFEESYGYLAGTYVRDKDAVVASMLICEMAAYYRSIGSSIKQRLEEIYSQYGRYLNQVDSFEFPGLSGMDRMTGIMEKLRRNPPEEIGGRKVVKATDYEKPEETGLPKANVLIYTLEGNETVVIRPSGTEPKIKAYYTTLGRDKEEAQAEKDRLAAALKPLF from the coding sequence ATGTATCAGGATGAGTACAGACGCTGGCTTCAGGCGGATCTTGCCGACTGCGATCTACATAATGAGCTGAGACAGATCGAGGGCGATGAGGAGGCGATCCGCGACCGGTTCGCGGTCTCCCTGCAGTTCGGAACCGCGGGACTCCGGGGCACGCTGGGTGCGGGGACGAACCGCATGAACATCTGGGTCGTCCGTCAGGCAACGCAGGGAGTGGCCGACTGGGTCAGGACGCAGGGCGGAACCCAGACGGTGGCAATCAGCTACGACAGCCGTCTCAAGGGCTGGACCTTCGCCCGGGACGCGGCGGGCGTGCTGGCAGCCAACGGCATTCACGTCCGGATCTATGACGAGCTGATGCCGGTGCCGGCGCTCAGCTTCGCGACACGCTACTATCACTGCAACGCAGGTATCATGGTCACCGCCTCCCACAATCCGGCGAAGTACAACGGCTACAAGGCTTACGGGCCGGACGGATGCCAGATGACGGATGACGCGGCGTCTGTGGTGTACAACGCGATCCAGAAGACGGATGTGCTGACCGGCGCGAAGTACATGACCTTCGCCGAAGGCGTGGAGAAAGGCCTGATCCGCTTCGTGGGAGATGACTGCAAGGAGGCGCTCTACGCGGCGATCGAGTCACGTCAGGTCCGACCGGGGCTGGCGAAGACCGCGGGTCTGAAGCTGGTCTACTCCCCGCTGAACGGGACGGGACTTGCGCCGGTTACCCACGTTCTGCGCGACATCGGCATCACCGACGTGACCATCGTGCCGGAGCAGGAGTACCCCAATGGCTATTTCACCACCTGTCCGTACCCGAATCCGGAGATCTTCCAGGCTCTCGAGAAGGGGCTGGAGCTGGCGGCGAAGACCGGCGCGGACCTGATGCTGGCCACTGATCCGGACGCGGACCGCGTCGGCATCGCGATGCGCTGCCCGGACGGAACGTACGAGCTGGTCACAGGCAATGAGATGGGCGTGCTGCTTATGGACTACATCTGCGCGGGGCGGATCGAGAAGGGCACGATGCCGGCCCATCCGGTGGCGGTGAAATCCATCGTCTCGACACCGCTGGCGGACAAGGTGGCGGCTCATTACGGCGTGGAGCTGCGTCACACGCTGACCGGATTCAAGTGGATCGGAGACCAGATCGCCCGTCTCGAGGCGGACGGGGAGGAAGATCGCTTCATCTTCGGCTTCGAGGAGAGCTACGGTTATCTTGCAGGCACGTATGTGCGGGACAAGGACGCGGTGGTCGCGTCGATGCTGATCTGCGAGATGGCGGCCTACTACCGGAGCATCGGCTCCTCCATCAAGCAGAGGCTGGAGGAGATCTACAGCCAGTACGGACGCTATCTCAATCAGGTGGACAGCTTCGAGTTCCCTGGGCTCAGCGGCATGGACCGGATGACGGGCATCATGGAGAAGCTCCGCAGGAATCCGCCCGAGGAGATCGGCGGCCGGAAGGTCGTAAAGGCGACGGACTACGAGAAGCCGGAGGAGACGGGACTTCCGAAGGCCAACGTCCTGATCTACACGCTGGAGGGCAATGAGACGGTGGTCATCCGTCCGTCCGGCACAGAGCCGAAGATCAAGGCCTACTACACGACGCTCGGCCGGGACAAAGAGGAGGCTCAGGCGGAGAAAGACCGGCTTGCGGCCGCGCTCAAGCCTCTGTTCTGA
- a CDS encoding ABC transporter ATP-binding protein, producing MADARTANDEKTPILEVRNLHTSFTTDKGEVRAVNGVNFKLFPGTTLGIVGESGSGKSVTAYSIMRILEQNGHITEGQVLYRGEDITKYSEKQMADFRGKKCSMIFQDPMTSLNPVYTVGNQIREAILTHKQVSREAAYQKSLEMLKLVGINDAERRIRQYPHELSGGMRQRVMIAMALVSEPDILIADEPTTALDVTIQAQILELMQDLQKKLKMAIIIVTHDLGVIAQMADEIVVMYGGRICERGTADDIFYRPCHEYTKGLLRSIPRVDNMKEKLVPIGGNPINLLNMPKGCAFCARCDEAMKICLTDVPPELRMPDGHFASCWVNVRNHNYMEVPER from the coding sequence ATGGCAGACGCAAGGACTGCGAATGATGAGAAAACGCCGATTCTGGAGGTACGGAACCTCCACACCTCCTTCACGACGGACAAGGGTGAGGTGAGGGCGGTCAACGGCGTGAATTTCAAGCTGTTCCCCGGCACGACGCTGGGAATCGTGGGCGAGTCCGGCTCCGGCAAATCCGTCACGGCCTACTCGATCATGCGGATTCTGGAGCAGAACGGACACATCACTGAGGGCCAGGTTCTCTACCGGGGCGAGGACATCACGAAATACAGCGAGAAGCAGATGGCGGATTTCCGCGGCAAGAAATGCTCCATGATCTTCCAGGATCCCATGACCTCGCTGAATCCGGTGTACACAGTGGGAAACCAGATCCGCGAGGCGATCCTGACGCATAAGCAGGTATCCCGCGAGGCGGCGTATCAGAAATCACTGGAGATGCTGAAGCTGGTAGGCATCAACGACGCGGAGAGACGGATCCGTCAGTATCCTCACGAATTATCCGGCGGTATGCGGCAGCGCGTGATGATCGCGATGGCGCTGGTCTCGGAACCGGATATCCTGATCGCGGACGAGCCGACCACGGCGCTCGACGTGACGATTCAGGCGCAGATTCTGGAACTGATGCAGGATCTGCAGAAGAAACTGAAGATGGCGATCATCATCGTGACCCACGATCTGGGCGTCATCGCCCAGATGGCGGATGAGATCGTGGTCATGTACGGCGGCCGGATCTGCGAGAGAGGTACGGCGGACGACATTTTCTACCGGCCCTGCCACGAGTACACCAAGGGTCTGCTCCGCTCCATTCCCCGCGTGGACAACATGAAGGAGAAGCTGGTGCCGATCGGAGGCAACCCGATCAACCTGCTCAACATGCCGAAGGGCTGCGCGTTCTGCGCGCGCTGCGATGAGGCGATGAAGATCTGTCTCACGGACGTTCCGCCGGAACTCCGGATGCCGGACGGCCATTTCGCGTCCTGCTGGGTGAACGTCAGGAATCACAATTATATGGAGGTGCCGGAGCGATGA
- a CDS encoding HU family DNA-binding protein, with product MNKVELAAAIASETGLSRKDSEAAVKAFIDVVTKELEKGEKVQLVGFGTFEVAERAAREGRNPATGESMQIEASRAPKFKAGKALKDAINQ from the coding sequence ATGAATAAGGTTGAATTAGCTGCCGCCATCGCGTCCGAGACGGGACTGTCCAGAAAGGATTCCGAGGCAGCCGTCAAGGCGTTTATCGACGTTGTCACAAAGGAGCTTGAGAAGGGCGAGAAGGTGCAGCTGGTCGGCTTTGGAACGTTTGAGGTCGCTGAGAGGGCAGCCCGTGAAGGCAGAAACCCGGCTACCGGCGAGTCCATGCAGATCGAAGCATCCAGAGCGCCGAAGTTCAAGGCAGGCAAGGCTCTGAAGGATGCCATCAATCAGTGA
- a CDS encoding FecCD family ABC transporter permease, whose product MLQSVRSFFRKHTLSGCLILAALLILSVVCAVGIGPVFIPFRTVWRVILNRQFGLGEIADIDENTRNIIWTLRTPRVLEDALIGMSLTLSGISMQAFTRNPLASPYVLGISSGSYLGAVVAMTTSVFSVLGSYRTEAGAFCGAMFSIITVYLMAKTGTDVAPIRLVLVGMAASALFSAVGNYIVYVNPDETKVRNASFWMLGSLASAEWEDLIPPAVVLPPAFICLMTLTRSMNAMMMGESSAVTLGMNTNRDRNLIIFVSAVLTGTAVAVAGCIGFIGLIIPHIVRSIVGADHRKVLPLSVLVGGMFLIWSDVAARMVHAPSEIPIGIITAMIGAPFFLWMVRSSKYTFGS is encoded by the coding sequence ATGCTGCAGTCTGTTCGGTCGTTTTTTCGGAAGCATACGCTGTCAGGATGCCTCATCCTGGCAGCGCTTCTGATTCTCTCCGTGGTGTGCGCGGTGGGAATCGGACCGGTTTTCATTCCCTTCCGCACCGTATGGAGGGTGATCCTGAACCGGCAGTTCGGTCTCGGCGAGATCGCGGACATCGACGAGAATACCCGGAACATTATCTGGACCCTGCGCACGCCCAGAGTGCTGGAGGATGCGCTGATCGGCATGAGTCTGACGCTTTCCGGCATCTCGATGCAGGCCTTTACCCGGAATCCGCTGGCGAGCCCCTACGTCCTCGGGATTTCCTCCGGCTCCTATCTGGGGGCGGTGGTCGCGATGACAACCTCCGTGTTCTCGGTCTTAGGCAGTTACCGGACGGAGGCGGGAGCCTTCTGCGGAGCGATGTTCTCCATCATCACCGTGTACCTGATGGCGAAGACCGGGACGGATGTGGCCCCGATCCGGCTTGTGCTCGTGGGGATGGCGGCGTCCGCGCTGTTCTCGGCGGTGGGCAACTACATCGTTTACGTAAACCCGGACGAGACGAAGGTGAGAAACGCCTCCTTCTGGATGCTGGGGAGCCTCGCCAGCGCGGAATGGGAGGATCTGATTCCACCCGCTGTGGTGCTGCCGCCGGCCTTCATCTGTCTCATGACGCTCACAAGGAGTATGAACGCCATGATGATGGGAGAGAGCAGCGCGGTCACGCTGGGCATGAACACGAACCGTGACCGGAACCTCATCATCTTCGTCAGCGCGGTGCTGACGGGAACCGCCGTCGCGGTGGCCGGGTGCATCGGCTTCATCGGGCTGATCATACCGCATATTGTCCGCTCAATCGTCGGGGCGGACCACCGGAAGGTCCTTCCGCTGTCCGTGCTGGTCGGCGGTATGTTCCTGATCTGGTCGGACGTGGCAGCCAGGATGGTACACGCGCCCAGCGAAATTCCGATCGGCATCATCACGGCGATGATCGGCGCGCCCTTCTTTCTGTGGATGGTCCGTTCGAGCAAATACACATTTGGCAGCTGA
- a CDS encoding ISL3 family transposase, whose translation MIPCCLYGFHNTETTVHEAVSGRKVFCYHGTLDVPPEETVCPECGARMHVNQHPEITLRHLCIGGNLSSVVFPHNQFRCPECGGTHSQFISFKADGHRITEELYQYTRDLLAHGTYTLKQVSEITGLGKNVVKAIDKKRLQDAYTIDGKKLRKPEHKAKFLGIDEFKLHNGHRYATHIIDMERGHVLWIGHGKKKQVVYDFIDHVGMEWMESVEAVACDMNSDFQEAFEERCEWIQPVFDYFHIVKNFNDKVVSEVRRDEQRRLTEEGNLEAARALKRTRYILTSSRSTLQRKDQEASEGKVLSKGGGLFNKEEVIRKSGYEAKYDALLAENELLFTLDLIKEKLSEAYRQTSEVVMAEMMTETIDICFATGNRHLRWFGRLIENHFEGIIAHATYRISAGKIEGLNNKIKTLRRQGYGYPDDEYFFLKIFDISRRDYDRNPASHRKCD comes from the coding sequence ATGATTCCGTGCTGCCTGTATGGCTTCCATAATACGGAGACTACCGTTCATGAAGCGGTATCCGGCAGAAAAGTCTTCTGCTACCACGGTACGCTGGATGTCCCTCCGGAAGAAACGGTCTGTCCGGAGTGCGGCGCGAGGATGCATGTGAACCAGCATCCGGAGATCACTCTGCGGCATCTTTGCATCGGCGGGAATCTCTCCAGTGTTGTGTTTCCGCATAACCAGTTTCGGTGTCCGGAATGCGGCGGGACACATTCCCAGTTCATCTCTTTTAAAGCGGATGGGCACCGGATCACGGAAGAACTGTACCAGTACACCCGGGATCTTTTGGCTCATGGAACATATACACTCAAGCAGGTTTCCGAGATCACCGGCCTTGGGAAAAACGTTGTCAAGGCAATCGATAAAAAGCGCCTGCAGGATGCGTATACGATTGACGGCAAAAAGCTGCGTAAGCCGGAACATAAGGCAAAGTTTCTTGGTATCGATGAGTTCAAGCTGCATAACGGGCACCGCTACGCTACGCACATCATCGACATGGAGCGCGGCCACGTCCTCTGGATCGGCCACGGCAAGAAGAAGCAGGTCGTCTACGACTTCATTGACCATGTCGGGATGGAGTGGATGGAAAGCGTAGAAGCTGTCGCCTGCGACATGAATTCCGATTTCCAGGAGGCCTTCGAGGAGCGCTGCGAATGGATCCAGCCGGTATTCGACTACTTCCACATCGTCAAAAACTTCAATGATAAGGTGGTCAGCGAAGTCCGGCGCGATGAGCAGAGACGGCTCACTGAAGAAGGAAACCTCGAAGCAGCCAGGGCACTCAAGCGCACCCGCTATATCCTTACGTCCAGCCGCTCGACCCTTCAGCGGAAGGATCAGGAAGCATCTGAGGGCAAAGTGTTGTCAAAGGGCGGCGGTCTCTTCAATAAGGAAGAGGTCATCCGGAAGTCCGGATATGAGGCAAAGTATGACGCGCTCCTTGCGGAAAACGAGCTCCTGTTCACGCTGGATCTCATCAAGGAGAAACTCAGCGAGGCGTACCGGCAGACCAGTGAAGTAGTCATGGCGGAGATGATGACTGAGACCATAGATATCTGCTTCGCCACAGGGAACAGACATCTGCGGTGGTTCGGCCGCCTGATTGAAAACCACTTTGAAGGTATCATTGCCCATGCGACTTACCGGATCTCAGCCGGAAAGATCGAAGGACTGAACAACAAGATCAAAACACTCAGGCGGCAGGGCTATGGCTATCCAGATGACGAATACTTCTTCCTGAAGATCTTCGACATCAGCCGTCGGGACTATGACCGGAACCCTGCATCACACAGAAAATGTGACTGA
- a CDS encoding ABC transporter ATP-binding protein, with protein MSDVKEGTSEYLVEVEDLKEYFPIHTGFGKTTMLKAVDGVSFRIRPGETLGLVGESGCGKTTVGRTLLHLYKPTGGTIRFNGAEVTEKNMHDYRRQMQMVFQDPYSSLDPRMTVEDIIGEPLDVHHLYQTKAERREKILNLMELVGLNAEHATRYVHEFSGGQRQRIGIARALAVNPKFIVCDEPVSALDVSIQAQVVNMFEELQEKLGVAYLFIAHDLLVVHHISDRIAVMYLGRIVEMADADELNENPIHPYTLSLLSAVPIPDPETARNQKRIILEGDVPSPLRMPSGCAFRTRCKYATEQCARETPALTDRGGGHMVACFNR; from the coding sequence ATGAGCGACGTAAAAGAAGGAACGAGCGAGTATCTCGTCGAGGTCGAGGACCTGAAGGAATACTTCCCGATTCACACCGGCTTCGGCAAGACCACGATGCTGAAGGCCGTGGACGGCGTCAGCTTCCGGATCCGTCCGGGCGAGACGCTGGGCCTCGTGGGCGAGTCCGGCTGCGGCAAGACGACGGTCGGCCGGACGCTGCTGCATCTCTACAAGCCGACCGGCGGAACCATCCGCTTCAACGGCGCGGAGGTCACGGAGAAGAACATGCACGACTACCGCCGTCAGATGCAGATGGTGTTTCAGGACCCGTACTCCTCGCTGGACCCCCGCATGACGGTGGAGGATATCATCGGGGAGCCGCTGGACGTTCATCATCTGTACCAGACGAAGGCGGAGCGCCGGGAGAAGATTCTGAACCTGATGGAGCTGGTCGGCCTCAATGCCGAGCACGCGACGCGCTATGTGCATGAGTTCTCCGGCGGACAGCGGCAGCGGATCGGCATCGCCCGGGCGCTGGCCGTGAATCCGAAATTCATCGTCTGCGACGAGCCGGTTTCGGCGCTGGACGTCTCGATTCAGGCCCAGGTCGTCAATATGTTCGAGGAGCTGCAGGAGAAGCTGGGCGTGGCGTATCTTTTCATCGCCCACGACCTGCTGGTGGTCCATCATATCTCCGACCGGATCGCGGTCATGTACCTCGGCCGGATCGTGGAGATGGCGGACGCCGATGAACTGAACGAAAATCCGATCCACCCGTACACCCTGTCCCTGCTCTCCGCGGTGCCGATCCCGGATCCGGAGACCGCGAGGAATCAGAAGCGGATTATTCTGGAGGGCGACGTACCGTCTCCGCTCCGGATGCCTTCCGGCTGCGCGTTCCGCACGCGCTGCAAGTACGCGACGGAGCAGTGCGCCCGGGAGACGCCGGCGCTCACGGACCGGGGCGGCGGTCATATGGTTGCCTGCTTCAACCGCTGA
- a CDS encoding ABC transporter substrate-binding protein: protein MPDAASGAESTADGGAFPFTLTTKDDQVVTFTHVPERVLSTNPNTGEELMALGLGDKIIGTCYNNAEVAEPYRKEYEAFPVIADEYPSLEVVLNLKPDFIYGRSSAFSDKDTAIATHDKLSELSIMSLSSIEGYKLGADVEDVYQDFYNLGRIFQVEDKADEVVDGLKAKIADIEDKVKDKDQVKVFNFDCDMDGGAYTPGNNFTSKLIRHAGGVNVFENLPETWNTVSWEEVVAQNPDVIVINDYGDTTAQEKIDSLNSNAALSGVTAVKNQNYVVVTLPEVFASSRVADTIEKFAKAFHPDCFGSQAG, encoded by the coding sequence ATGCCGGACGCCGCAAGCGGCGCGGAGAGCACGGCGGACGGCGGCGCCTTTCCGTTTACGCTCACGACGAAGGACGATCAGGTCGTCACTTTTACGCATGTGCCGGAGCGGGTTCTCAGCACGAACCCGAACACGGGCGAGGAGCTGATGGCCCTCGGACTCGGGGACAAGATCATCGGCACCTGCTACAACAACGCCGAGGTCGCGGAGCCGTACAGGAAAGAGTACGAGGCGTTCCCGGTCATCGCGGACGAGTATCCCTCGCTGGAGGTGGTGCTGAATCTGAAGCCGGATTTCATCTATGGCAGAAGCTCGGCCTTCTCGGACAAGGACACGGCGATCGCGACCCATGACAAGCTCAGCGAGCTCAGCATTATGTCTCTTTCCTCCATCGAAGGCTACAAACTCGGGGCGGATGTGGAGGATGTCTATCAGGACTTCTACAATCTCGGTCGGATCTTTCAGGTGGAAGACAAGGCCGACGAGGTCGTGGACGGGCTGAAGGCGAAGATCGCCGATATTGAGGACAAAGTGAAGGACAAGGATCAGGTGAAGGTCTTTAACTTTGACTGCGATATGGACGGCGGCGCCTATACGCCGGGCAACAATTTCACGTCCAAGCTGATCCGTCATGCGGGCGGCGTCAACGTGTTCGAGAATCTGCCAGAGACATGGAACACCGTCAGCTGGGAAGAGGTGGTCGCCCAGAATCCGGACGTCATCGTCATCAACGATTACGGGGACACCACAGCGCAGGAGAAGATCGACAGCCTGAACAGCAACGCGGCGCTTTCCGGCGTCACCGCAGTCAAGAACCAGAACTATGTAGTCGTCACCCTTCCCGAGGTCTTCGCCAGCTCCCGTGTGGCGGACACGATCGAGAAATTCGCCAAGGCGTTCCATCCGGACTGCTTCGGGAGTCAGGCGGGTTGA
- a CDS encoding RNA-binding S4 domain-containing protein has protein sequence MRLDKYLKVSRLIKRRTVANEACDAGRVSVNDRPAKASAEVKAGDTIEIRFGEKTVRVRVTQVLDTTKKEHAPDMYEYI, from the coding sequence ATGAGGCTCGACAAATACCTGAAGGTATCGCGTCTGATCAAACGGCGGACGGTGGCCAATGAGGCCTGCGACGCCGGGCGGGTCAGCGTCAACGACAGACCCGCGAAAGCATCGGCTGAGGTCAAGGCCGGGGATACCATCGAGATCCGGTTCGGCGAGAAGACGGTCCGGGTCCGGGTGACGCAGGTTCTCGATACGACGAAGAAGGAGCATGCACCCGATATGTACGAGTATATCTGA
- a CDS encoding FtsB family cell division protein: MAGQSGRRRGGGRKTRRRRAPSENRLAMLAILTVVCLLFIVLLVEGVRLQKKIDAGRERHAALSSAMASEKERTKSIESYRAYLSTDEYAEQAAKDRLGLVESGELVLRQAES, from the coding sequence ATGGCGGGGCAGTCGGGACGGAGAAGAGGCGGAGGAAGAAAGACGCGAAGGCGTCGGGCACCGTCGGAGAACAGGCTGGCGATGCTGGCGATTCTGACGGTCGTCTGCCTGCTTTTCATCGTGCTGCTGGTCGAAGGCGTCCGGCTGCAGAAAAAAATCGACGCGGGACGGGAGAGACATGCCGCTCTGAGCAGCGCGATGGCCAGTGAGAAGGAACGGACGAAGAGCATCGAGTCCTACCGGGCTTATCTGTCGACAGACGAGTACGCGGAGCAGGCTGCGAAGGACCGACTGGGTCTTGTCGAGAGCGGCGAGCTCGTTCTGAGACAGGCGGAGTCATGA
- a CDS encoding ABC transporter ATP-binding protein produces MEKEKLPAIRAEHLHYSIRGTEILHDISMKVDDREFVGVIGPNGSGKSTLLKNIYKMLKPDSGHIFLEGERLDHMGNRRMARRMAVVAQENHADFDFTVHEVIEMGRYPVKKLTETLDETDEAAVRRALDMVGLGSLEERSFLSLSGGEKQRVLIARAFAQETPLIVLDEPTNHLDIGSQIQILSILKRSGKTVLMALHDLSLAAKYCTRIYVMAGGRVAAEGQPSELISGELVGKLYGLKADVFTHNGSLFIDYR; encoded by the coding sequence ATGGAAAAAGAAAAATTACCGGCCATAAGGGCCGAGCATCTGCATTATTCGATCAGGGGAACGGAGATTCTTCACGACATCTCCATGAAGGTGGACGACAGAGAATTCGTCGGCGTCATCGGCCCGAACGGGAGCGGCAAATCGACGCTGCTCAAGAACATTTACAAAATGCTGAAGCCGGATTCGGGTCATATCTTTCTGGAGGGAGAACGGCTGGATCATATGGGCAACCGCCGGATGGCCCGCCGGATGGCGGTCGTCGCCCAGGAGAACCACGCGGATTTTGACTTTACCGTCCATGAAGTGATCGAAATGGGACGATATCCGGTCAAAAAACTGACGGAAACACTGGACGAAACGGACGAGGCAGCGGTCCGGAGAGCGCTGGACATGGTCGGTCTCGGCAGCCTTGAGGAGCGCAGTTTTCTCTCATTGTCGGGCGGCGAGAAGCAGCGGGTGCTGATCGCGCGGGCCTTTGCCCAGGAAACGCCGCTGATCGTGCTGGACGAGCCGACCAATCATCTGGATATCGGAAGCCAGATCCAGATCCTCTCCATTCTGAAGCGTTCCGGCAAAACTGTCCTGATGGCCCTCCATGACCTGAGTCTGGCGGCGAAATACTGCACGCGGATCTATGTTATGGCCGGAGGCCGGGTAGCCGCGGAGGGACAGCCCTCCGAGCTGATCAGCGGCGAGCTGGTGGGGAAGCTGTACGGACTGAAGGCGGATGTGTTCACTCATAACGGGAGCTTGTTCATCGATTACCGGTGA
- a CDS encoding peptide ABC transporter substrate-binding protein, whose protein sequence is MKNRVLSFCLAGITAVGMLGSTVVMADSAVESAAATESAESALPGDVTDLYPTPHGVTYKGAGYNSAAPDWSEYDELIKKIKSNIPTDERVKLMHQAEDILMGTGAVIPIYYYNDLYLQKTDVDGIYSNLFGFKYFRNATAPRDVLKINLASEPAKLDPALNTTVDGACMVVNMFSGLYSYDKDGNLVPECADDDNPYEVSDDGLTYTFHLKKDLKWSDGSALTAKDFEYAWKRAADPKTGADYSYLFTDTFATDSDGAIDVKATDDTTLTAKLLAPCAYFLDLAAFPAFYPVPQAAVEAADKDGSNPGAWATEAGYITNGAYTMTSWDHNQSIVLKKNDNWFKADEVKIPELDFMLSADDTAIYAAYQSGDLDFADTVPTNEIASIKDNDDFHVVDNLGTYYACFNVNSPIFEGKTVDQANAMRKAISLLIDRQYIIENIGQTEQKVATSFIPVGMADGNGGTFKENSDAYTYPVKDATGYYPETTGTDDDANVEAAQALLEYAGYKFTDDGMLSDETPLNLTYLTNSGTGHEAIAQAIQSDLSVVGINVEIDTEEWNVFVDERKAGNFDFAREGWLADYNDPINMLEMFASNSGNDDPQFGKSAEAASAAASVAE, encoded by the coding sequence ATGAAGAATCGAGTACTGTCATTCTGCCTTGCCGGCATCACAGCGGTCGGCATGCTGGGCTCCACCGTCGTGATGGCGGATTCAGCGGTTGAGTCGGCTGCGGCCACGGAGTCGGCTGAATCGGCTCTGCCGGGCGACGTGACGGACCTCTATCCGACACCTCACGGCGTGACCTACAAGGGCGCGGGCTACAATTCGGCGGCGCCGGACTGGTCGGAGTACGACGAGCTGATCAAGAAGATCAAATCCAACATCCCGACGGATGAGCGTGTGAAGCTGATGCATCAGGCAGAGGATATCCTGATGGGCACCGGCGCGGTCATCCCGATCTATTACTACAACGATCTTTATCTGCAGAAGACCGACGTGGACGGCATCTATTCCAACCTCTTCGGCTTCAAGTATTTCCGCAACGCGACGGCTCCGCGCGACGTCCTGAAGATCAATCTGGCGTCCGAGCCGGCGAAGCTGGATCCGGCGCTGAATACGACGGTTGACGGCGCGTGCATGGTCGTCAACATGTTCAGCGGCCTGTATTCCTATGACAAGGACGGCAACCTCGTTCCGGAGTGCGCGGACGACGACAACCCGTATGAAGTCTCCGACGACGGCCTCACCTACACCTTCCATCTGAAGAAAGACCTGAAGTGGTCGGATGGCAGCGCCCTGACGGCGAAGGACTTCGAGTACGCCTGGAAGCGGGCGGCTGATCCGAAGACCGGCGCGGACTACTCCTATCTCTTCACGGATACCTTCGCGACGGACAGCGACGGCGCGATCGACGTCAAGGCGACGGACGACACGACGCTGACCGCGAAGCTGCTTGCGCCGTGCGCGTACTTCCTTGATCTGGCTGCGTTCCCGGCCTTCTATCCGGTCCCGCAGGCGGCGGTCGAGGCGGCTGACAAGGACGGCTCCAACCCGGGCGCGTGGGCGACGGAAGCCGGCTACATCACCAACGGTGCCTACACGATGACCTCCTGGGATCACAACCAGTCCATCGTTCTCAAGAAGAACGACAACTGGTTCAAGGCGGATGAGGTCAAGATTCCGGAGCTTGATTTCATGCTGAGCGCAGACGACACCGCGATCTACGCGGCGTACCAGTCCGGCGACCTTGACTTCGCGGATACGGTTCCGACCAACGAGATCGCGTCCATCAAGGACAACGACGACTTCCATGTCGTGGACAACCTCGGCACCTATTATGCGTGCTTCAACGTAAACAGCCCGATCTTCGAGGGCAAGACCGTCGATCAGGCCAACGCGATGCGCAAGGCGATCTCTCTGCTGATTGACCGCCAGTACATCATCGAGAACATCGGCCAGACCGAGCAGAAGGTGGCGACCTCCTTCATTCCGGTCGGTATGGCGGACGGCAACGGCGGCACCTTCAAGGAGAACTCCGACGCCTACACCTATCCGGTGAAGGACGCGACGGGTTACTATCCGGAGACCACTGGCACCGATGACGACGCCAACGTCGAGGCGGCACAGGCGCTGCTCGAGTACGCCGGCTACAAGTTCACGGACGACGGCATGCTCTCCGATGAGACGCCGCTCAACCTCACCTATCTGACCAACAGCGGCACGGGTCACGAGGCAATCGCCCAGGCGATCCAGAGCGACCTCTCCGTGGTGGGCATCAATGTCGAGATCGACACCGAGGAGTGGAACGTCTTCGTCGACGAGAGAAAGGCCGGCAACTTCGACTTCGCCCGTGAGGGATGGCTCGCCGACTACAACGACCCGATCAACATGCTGGAGATGTTCGCATCGAATTCCGGCAACGACGATCCGCAGTTCGGCAAGAGCGCGGAAGCTGCTTCCGCCGCTGCATCCGTGGCTGAATAA